One Brachyspira pilosicoli P43/6/78 genomic window carries:
- the saoL gene encoding MerB-like organometallic lyase SaoL, whose protein sequence is MFDSDFMNKYGVSDKYHNLDSDMQNARLRLIDKVIETGCTISKEEAIKICGDEKLYNSLIEKEIVTMSGDSVAFLYPVSAMETNHRVTLSDGREFCSMCAIDALGSYSLFHQDTEINSICSQTGEKIYVRIKDRQIVEHSPKDIHVIHVDLNKNKNWASTCUNIMNFFGSKNDMNEWLKNQEVDNNTTYLLDLQTAFKVATAIFQI, encoded by the coding sequence ATGTTTGATTCAGATTTTATGAACAAATATGGAGTATCTGATAAGTATCATAACTTAGATTCAGATATGCAAAACGCAAGGTTAAGGTTAATTGATAAAGTAATAGAAACAGGCTGCACTATAAGCAAAGAAGAAGCTATAAAAATATGCGGCGATGAAAAATTGTACAATTCTTTAATAGAAAAAGAAATTGTTACTATGAGCGGTGATTCTGTTGCATTTCTTTATCCTGTATCAGCTATGGAAACTAATCATAGAGTAACACTTTCAGACGGAAGAGAGTTTTGTTCTATGTGTGCTATTGATGCTTTAGGCTCTTATAGTTTATTTCATCAAGATACAGAAATTAATTCTATATGCTCTCAAACTGGAGAGAAGATATATGTAAGAATTAAAGACAGACAAATAGTAGAACATTCGCCTAAAGATATTCATGTTATTCATGTTGATCTTAATAAAAACAAAAACTGGGCTAGCACTTGCTGAAATATAATGAATTTCTTTGGTTCAAAGAATGATATGAATGAGTGGCTTAAAAATCAAGAGGTTGATAACAATACAACATATCTTTTAGATTTACAAACCGCTTTTAAAGTAGCAACTGCTATATTTCAGATATAA
- the uvrC gene encoding excinuclease ABC subunit UvrC, producing the protein MNNQVKEYISEKLKRLPTKSGVYFMKDKDANIIYIGKAKSLKKRVSSYFIGNNKDAKTTALVEHIRDIDYIVTKNEVEALILEAEMIRKHKPHYNILLKDQKSFPFIAITNEHFPRVIKARNVIDKDNAKKYKKYYGPYVAAERAENIVKFIIDNFKLRRCKYDFPLKRKIRPCLYYHIGKCTAPCADLIDEKEYDKDIDNAIMLLEGNVDELVAKMKQDMFVFAEKLEFERAKDLRDKIDLLKSITVEQSIYVPESDDIDIIGAYGENGDYTIVVLSVKGGKLVDRKTFSMQDKNIDEYSNKSRYSEVISAFITQYYTHNNLIPASISTDFVIKDFDIVKDYLKEISGRDVEIKLDNTKKGLISIANENARHLFKERALIREVPIGLTRLQEIFKLKKAPSIIESFDIAHIQGSYTMAGMVRFVNGVSDNKNYRIFNMKTVTGIDDFASIKEAVYRRYKRLKEENSTFPDLILIDGGRGQLNSAIEALRELDIKNQPIMALAKKFEEIYLPNRETPVQLNDNEPARLFLQKVRDETHRWVNTSHGRKRSREMVKSELEKIEGLGKKGIEKLYSHFINIDNIKNASLDNIANIPGISYKVANNIYNYFHK; encoded by the coding sequence ATGAATAATCAAGTTAAAGAATATATTTCAGAAAAATTAAAACGCCTGCCTACAAAATCTGGCGTATACTTTATGAAAGATAAAGATGCCAATATCATATATATAGGCAAAGCAAAATCATTAAAAAAAAGAGTATCTTCCTATTTTATAGGAAATAATAAAGATGCAAAAACAACAGCATTAGTAGAACATATTAGAGACATTGATTATATAGTTACAAAAAATGAAGTAGAGGCATTAATTCTCGAAGCTGAAATGATAAGAAAGCATAAGCCTCATTATAATATACTTCTTAAAGACCAAAAATCTTTTCCTTTTATAGCAATTACAAACGAACATTTTCCAAGAGTAATAAAAGCAAGAAATGTAATAGACAAAGACAATGCTAAAAAATATAAAAAATATTATGGTCCTTATGTTGCTGCAGAGAGGGCAGAAAATATAGTAAAGTTTATAATAGATAATTTTAAGCTTAGAAGATGCAAATATGATTTTCCTCTAAAACGCAAAATAAGACCTTGCCTTTATTATCATATAGGTAAATGTACTGCTCCTTGTGCTGATTTGATTGACGAGAAAGAGTATGATAAAGATATTGATAATGCTATTATGCTTCTTGAGGGCAATGTTGATGAGCTTGTTGCTAAAATGAAGCAAGACATGTTTGTATTTGCAGAGAAGCTAGAGTTTGAGAGAGCAAAAGATTTAAGAGATAAAATTGACTTACTAAAATCTATCACAGTTGAACAGAGTATATATGTACCAGAGAGTGATGATATAGATATTATAGGAGCTTATGGTGAAAATGGAGATTATACTATTGTAGTGCTTTCTGTAAAAGGCGGTAAGCTTGTAGACAGAAAAACTTTCTCCATGCAAGACAAAAATATTGATGAGTACTCTAATAAATCTAGATACAGTGAAGTTATTTCTGCTTTCATTACTCAATATTATACTCATAATAATTTGATACCTGCTTCAATATCTACAGATTTTGTAATTAAAGATTTTGATATTGTGAAAGATTATTTAAAAGAGATATCCGGAAGAGATGTTGAAATAAAACTTGATAATACAAAGAAAGGTTTAATCTCTATAGCAAATGAAAATGCAAGGCACTTATTTAAAGAGAGGGCATTGATTAGAGAGGTGCCTATCGGTCTTACAAGGCTTCAGGAAATATTCAAACTAAAAAAAGCACCATCTATAATAGAGTCTTTCGATATAGCACATATTCAGGGAAGTTATACTATGGCTGGAATGGTGAGATTTGTTAATGGTGTTTCTGATAATAAAAACTATAGAATATTTAATATGAAGACTGTTACAGGTATAGATGACTTTGCTTCCATAAAAGAGGCTGTATATAGAAGATATAAAAGGCTTAAAGAAGAAAACTCTACATTTCCAGATTTAATACTTATAGACGGAGGAAGAGGTCAGCTTAATTCTGCAATAGAGGCTTTAAGAGAATTAGATATAAAAAATCAGCCTATAATGGCACTTGCTAAAAAGTTTGAAGAGATATATTTACCTAACAGAGAAACTCCTGTTCAATTAAATGATAATGAGCCTGCAAGATTGTTTTTACAAAAGGTGAGAGATGAAACGCATAGATGGGTTAATACTAGCCATGGAAGAAAGAGAAGCAGAGAGATGGTAAAAAGTGAACTTGAAAAAATAGAAGGTTTGGGTAAAAAAGGTATAGAAAAACTTTATTCTCATTTTATTAATATAGACAATATAAAAAATGCTTCATTAGATAATATAGCTAATATACCTGGTATAAGCTATAAAGTAGCTAATAATATTTATAATTATTTTCATAAGTAA
- a CDS encoding alcohol dehydrogenase produces MKALVYIGDKKIELKEIENPKIIDSKDAIVKVQLSSICTSDFHIINGQVPRANKNIVLGHEFVGEVVETGSEVKKLNIGDRVSANCITFCGECYYCKNGFINNCEKGGWEIGCRINGCQAEYVRVPFADMSLNIIPQNVTYKNALFVGDILASGYFGAELCDIKNNDTVSVIGAGPVGLCAMMSARAFGAKKIIAIDINEDRLNIAKENKLADFFINPNKVSNIEEYIKDINKGRLSDGTIEAAGGENTFDLAWKIARPNSVVALVAMYEKPQILPLNIMYGKNLIFKTGGVDAIHSDEILQLISQGKLNTDFLITHTIKLDNILRGYEIFDKKEDNCIKIAVEPIE; encoded by the coding sequence ATGAAAGCTTTAGTTTATATTGGAGATAAAAAAATAGAATTAAAGGAAATAGAAAATCCAAAGATTATAGACAGTAAAGACGCTATAGTAAAAGTACAATTATCAAGCATATGCACAAGCGACTTTCACATAATAAACGGTCAAGTACCGAGAGCAAATAAAAATATAGTGCTTGGGCATGAATTTGTGGGTGAAGTAGTAGAAACTGGAAGCGAAGTAAAAAAACTTAATATAGGCGACAGAGTATCTGCCAACTGTATAACTTTTTGCGGAGAATGCTATTACTGCAAAAATGGCTTTATAAACAACTGCGAAAAAGGAGGCTGGGAGATAGGCTGCCGTATTAATGGCTGTCAGGCTGAATATGTGAGAGTGCCTTTTGCAGATATGTCATTAAATATAATTCCTCAAAATGTTACATACAAAAATGCATTATTTGTAGGAGATATTTTGGCAAGCGGATATTTTGGTGCTGAGCTTTGTGATATAAAAAATAATGATACTGTTTCTGTGATAGGTGCAGGACCTGTTGGACTTTGTGCAATGATGAGTGCGAGGGCTTTCGGTGCAAAAAAGATTATAGCAATAGACATAAACGAAGATAGATTAAACATCGCAAAAGAAAATAAATTAGCAGACTTTTTTATTAACCCTAATAAAGTTAGTAATATAGAAGAATATATAAAAGATATCAATAAGGGAAGGCTTTCTGACGGCACTATAGAAGCAGCAGGCGGAGAAAACACGTTCGATTTGGCTTGGAAAATTGCAAGACCTAACTCTGTTGTGGCATTAGTTGCAATGTATGAAAAGCCTCAAATACTTCCATTAAATATAATGTATGGAAAAAACTTGATATTCAAAACAGGTGGTGTTGATGCTATTCATAGTGATGAAATCTTGCAGCTAATATCTCAAGGCAAGTTAAATACTGATTTTCTTATCACTCATACTATAAAACTAGATAACATATTAAGAGGTTATGAGATATTTGATAAAAAAGAAGATAATTGTATAAAAATTGCTGTTGAACCTATAGAATAA
- the gyrB gene encoding DNA topoisomerase (ATP-hydrolyzing) subunit B, translating into MATGEKTYSSKNIQVLEGLDPVRKRPGMYIGSTGSQGLHHLVYEVVDNSIDEAMAGFCKNIIVTIKKGNIIEVEDDGRGIPVDMHPKLKISALEVVMTKLHAGGKFDNETYKVSGGLHGVGVSVVNALSTELIAEVSKDGKLYRQVYHKGVPEEPVKEVGKSNKTGTKVTFTPDPEIFETTIYDYKILANRLRELAFLNRGIRITLIDKRESKPVSNEFYYEGGIEMFITHLNENKKTLHDKPIYLHKTEDKTDVEVAMQYVDAYNENIFTYCNNINTTEGGTHLVGFRTALTRVYTDFAKKLELDKKNKITFMGEDTREGLVAVVSVKIPNPQFEGQTKTKLGNTEVRAVTEKLVVEGLNDYFSQNPKVIKAILEKIISAANAREAARRARDLARRKNALESDSLPGKLADCSEQEVDKCEVYLVEGDSAGGTAKGGRDRHFQAILPLRGKVLNVEKARLDKIIDTDSLKPIIAALGCGVGASFDISKIRYGRIIIMADADIDGSHIRTLLLTFFFRYMRPLIDLGHIFIAVPPLYKISFDKKNFVYAYTDEQRDKILEENKDRKYDIQRYKGLGEMNADQLWETTMNPETRLMYQVLTEDAEKADQLFSMLMGDEVKPRREFIEANAKYVKNLDI; encoded by the coding sequence ATGGCTACTGGAGAAAAGACATATAGTTCGAAAAATATTCAGGTATTAGAAGGATTAGACCCTGTAAGAAAACGCCCGGGTATGTATATAGGTTCTACTGGTTCTCAAGGTTTGCATCATTTAGTATACGAGGTAGTTGACAATAGTATAGACGAAGCTATGGCAGGCTTCTGTAAAAATATAATAGTTACAATAAAAAAAGGTAATATAATAGAAGTTGAAGATGATGGAAGGGGAATACCAGTTGATATGCATCCGAAGCTCAAAATATCTGCCTTAGAAGTTGTTATGACTAAACTTCATGCCGGCGGTAAATTTGACAATGAAACTTATAAAGTATCTGGTGGTTTGCATGGTGTTGGTGTATCTGTAGTTAATGCTTTAAGTACAGAACTTATTGCTGAAGTAAGCAAAGACGGTAAACTATACAGGCAAGTATATCATAAAGGTGTACCAGAAGAGCCTGTTAAAGAGGTTGGTAAATCAAATAAAACAGGAACAAAAGTAACATTTACTCCAGACCCTGAAATATTTGAAACAACTATTTATGATTATAAAATACTTGCTAATAGATTAAGAGAATTGGCTTTCTTAAACAGAGGAATAAGAATAACACTCATAGATAAAAGAGAGTCAAAACCTGTAAGCAATGAGTTTTATTATGAGGGCGGTATAGAAATGTTTATTACTCACCTCAATGAAAACAAAAAAACATTGCATGATAAACCAATATATTTGCATAAAACAGAAGATAAAACAGATGTAGAAGTGGCTATGCAATATGTTGATGCCTACAATGAAAATATATTCACATACTGTAACAACATAAACACTACAGAAGGCGGTACGCATTTAGTAGGATTTAGAACAGCTCTAACAAGAGTTTATACAGATTTTGCTAAAAAGTTAGAATTAGACAAAAAAAATAAAATAACATTTATGGGCGAAGACACAAGAGAAGGTTTAGTTGCTGTAGTATCTGTAAAAATACCTAATCCTCAATTTGAAGGTCAAACAAAGACAAAATTGGGTAATACTGAAGTTCGTGCTGTAACAGAAAAACTTGTAGTTGAAGGACTTAATGATTATTTCTCACAAAACCCAAAAGTAATAAAAGCAATACTTGAAAAAATAATATCAGCTGCAAATGCCAGAGAAGCTGCAAGAAGGGCAAGAGATTTGGCAAGAAGGAAAAATGCTTTAGAGAGCGATTCTTTGCCTGGTAAATTGGCTGACTGTTCTGAGCAGGAAGTAGATAAATGTGAAGTATATCTTGTAGAGGGAGACTCTGCAGGCGGTACTGCTAAAGGCGGAAGAGACAGACATTTCCAAGCAATACTTCCTTTAAGAGGTAAAGTATTGAATGTTGAAAAAGCAAGACTTGATAAAATAATAGATACAGACAGCTTAAAACCAATAATAGCTGCTTTAGGCTGCGGAGTTGGTGCTTCTTTTGATATATCTAAAATAAGATACGGAAGAATCATTATAATGGCTGATGCTGATATTGACGGTTCACACATAAGAACTTTACTTTTAACTTTCTTCTTTAGATATATGCGTCCTTTAATAGATTTAGGACATATATTTATAGCTGTTCCTCCTCTATACAAAATTAGTTTTGATAAGAAAAATTTTGTTTATGCATACACCGATGAACAGAGAGATAAAATATTAGAAGAAAATAAAGATAGAAAATATGACATACAAAGATATAAAGGTTTGGGTGAAATGAATGCTGACCAATTATGGGAAACTACTATGAACCCAGAAACAAGACTTATGTATCAGGTATTAACAGAAGATGCTGAAAAAGCAGACCAATTATTCTCTATGCTCATGGGTGATGAAGTTAAGCCTAGAAGAGAGTTTATCGAGGCTAATGCTAAATATGTTAAAAATCTTGATATATAA
- a CDS encoding NAD(P)-binding domain-containing protein, which yields MDNIYDLIIVGGGPGGIAAAVEAAILQMKKVLLIEKGDNHSTTIRKFYKDDKRVDKDYKGEALDLKGNIKFETATKGDVLDLFSECLFGNYIEAMFNTEVESIKKNGEYLEVTTVDNKTYNAKYVVASIGKMGRPNRPDYNIPPSLNNIVNFNIYKCKENEKVLVVGGGNSAVEYAYLLGKDNDVTINYRKLEFTRPNEKNLETIKEDIASGKVKPRLGVDIKSIEDSNGKVLVHYTDGIDDTYDRVIYALGGVAPIDFLKRCDIELDESGVPIVNDQHESSVKNLFIAGDILYKSGGSIAKALNAGFDIVKHIDELMKK from the coding sequence ATGGATAATATATATGATTTAATTATAGTAGGAGGTGGTCCTGGAGGAATTGCTGCTGCTGTTGAGGCTGCTATACTTCAAATGAAAAAAGTGCTTCTTATAGAGAAAGGAGACAATCACTCTACTACTATTAGAAAGTTTTATAAAGATGATAAAAGAGTTGATAAAGATTATAAAGGTGAAGCTTTAGATTTAAAAGGCAACATCAAATTTGAAACTGCAACTAAAGGCGATGTATTAGATTTGTTTAGCGAATGTTTATTTGGAAACTATATTGAAGCTATGTTTAATACTGAAGTTGAATCTATTAAAAAAAATGGTGAATATTTAGAAGTTACTACCGTTGATAATAAAACATATAATGCTAAATATGTTGTAGCTTCTATTGGTAAGATGGGAAGACCTAATAGACCTGATTATAATATACCTCCTAGTTTGAATAATATTGTAAACTTTAATATTTATAAATGTAAAGAAAATGAGAAAGTATTAGTAGTTGGAGGTGGTAACTCTGCTGTTGAGTATGCTTATCTTTTAGGTAAAGATAATGATGTTACAATCAATTACAGGAAGCTTGAGTTTACAAGACCTAATGAAAAGAACTTAGAAACTATTAAAGAAGATATAGCTAGCGGTAAAGTAAAACCAAGATTAGGTGTTGATATTAAATCTATAGAAGATAGTAATGGAAAAGTATTAGTTCATTATACTGATGGCATTGATGATACTTATGACAGAGTAATATATGCTTTAGGAGGAGTAGCTCCAATAGATTTCTTAAAGAGATGTGATATAGAGTTAGATGAAAGCGGTGTGCCTATAGTTAATGACCAACATGAAAGCTCTGTTAAAAATCTATTTATAGCTGGAGATATATTATATAAATCCGGCGGTTCTATTGCTAAGGCTTTAAATGCTGGATTTGATATTGTTAAGCATATAGATGAATTAATGAAAAAATAA
- a CDS encoding PTS sugar transporter subunit IIB, with protein sequence MLKVLAICANGSGTSLMMVEKIKRVLSSFDIKDVKIEHSDLQNNKIDEYNLIFCPFAFLEKVKECVKDDTKIIGIKNILSEEEFKRQIIDSGNLEELKKL encoded by the coding sequence ATGTTAAAAGTACTTGCAATTTGTGCTAATGGCTCTGGAACTAGTTTAATGATGGTAGAAAAAATAAAAAGAGTTTTATCAAGTTTTGATATAAAAGATGTAAAGATAGAACATTCTGATTTACAAAACAATAAAATAGATGAATACAATTTAATATTTTGCCCTTTTGCTTTTTTAGAAAAAGTAAAAGAATGTGTAAAAGATGATACTAAAATTATAGGTATCAAAAATATATTATCTGAAGAAGAGTTTAAAAGACAAATTATAGATTCAGGAAACTTAGAAGAATTAAAAAAATTATAA
- a CDS encoding N-acetylmuramoyl-L-alanine amidase family protein, protein MYQGRLWLFRGNKRRIILFFVLALFNTCFLYSQNNDKIKLNNLNITAEELKKAFNPAKSKFDSKGITTIIIDPGHGGRDPGSIGVGKIYEKDIVLSFSLELKKELENILPDVKIVLTRTNDVYPTLAERFKIANTAAKINTEKANNALLISVHANASLSSSAKGFEAYFVSAQESSEYARAVSMFENDALVKFDKIDSAKYEDYSSQITHNYMLIEQYQKESRILAESIADEVHKVSGVAKRTKPVQNALFYVLKGAIMPSTLIEIGFITNPDDAKFLKNKETRLKMVKATAKGVKKYIELYDDTKGFTK, encoded by the coding sequence TTGTATCAAGGAAGATTGTGGTTATTCAGAGGAAATAAAAGAAGAATAATATTATTTTTTGTATTAGCTCTATTTAATACTTGCTTTTTATACTCTCAGAATAATGATAAAATAAAATTAAACAATTTAAATATTACAGCAGAAGAATTAAAAAAAGCTTTTAATCCAGCAAAAAGTAAATTTGATTCTAAAGGTATTACAACAATAATAATAGACCCAGGGCATGGCGGAAGAGACCCTGGTTCTATTGGTGTTGGAAAGATATATGAAAAAGATATAGTTTTGTCATTTTCTCTAGAACTAAAAAAAGAATTGGAAAATATACTTCCAGATGTAAAAATAGTATTAACAAGAACTAATGATGTTTATCCAACTCTTGCAGAACGTTTTAAAATAGCCAATACTGCTGCAAAAATTAATACAGAAAAAGCAAATAATGCATTATTAATAAGCGTTCATGCCAATGCTTCATTAAGCTCCAGTGCCAAAGGTTTTGAGGCATATTTTGTAAGTGCTCAGGAATCTAGTGAATATGCTAGGGCTGTATCTATGTTTGAAAATGATGCTTTGGTGAAATTTGATAAAATAGATTCAGCTAAATATGAAGACTATTCATCACAAATTACTCACAATTATATGCTTATAGAACAGTATCAAAAAGAAAGCAGAATATTAGCAGAGTCTATTGCAGATGAAGTGCATAAAGTATCTGGAGTAGCAAAGAGAACTAAACCTGTACAAAATGCATTATTTTATGTTTTAAAAGGTGCTATAATGCCGTCTACGCTTATAGAGATTGGATTTATCACAAACCCAGATGATGCTAAGTTTTTAAAAAATAAAGAGACAAGGCTAAAAATGGTAAAAGCCACAGCAAAAGGCGTAAAAAAATATATAGAGCTTTATGACGACACCAAAGGTTTTACAAAATAA
- the topA gene encoding type I DNA topoisomerase, translating to MATKTKEKKTTKKKLVIVESPAKAKTINRYLGSDYVVLSSMGHLIDLPRSRLAIDVDNGFEPEYITIRGRAKILNDLKKEAKKSEEVLLAADDDREGESIAWHIGNKIRSVNSAVPIKRIVFHEITKDALKEAIDKPRDIDIAKVNAQKARRVLDRLIGYNLSPLLWEKIKRGLSAGRVQNVALLIICNREDEIETFVPVEYWTFGVFLKHKNKEFLAELQKYKGEKPDLKTKEDVDAIMEHLKDKTYTVSSIEIKDRLRNPTAPYTTSKLQQAASTSLGYNSSKTMQIAQTLYEGVSIAGEATGLITYMRTDSVRISPVAQEQARDFIQKEYGSNYLPPEPPNYSVKKNAQDAHEAIRPTNVFLTPDSIKEYLKPEQYKLYKLIWERFVSSQMLPAKMKNTRAVIVAGDCEFAVSSSKIEFDGFMKVLTIDKEDKEKASKMPSLSNGEVCDFVEHNPQQHFTTPPPRYTDASLVKILEESGIGRPSTYAPTIKTIISRHYVQRKGKQLVPTELGKLVNELISENFPELVNINFTAEMESKLDKIEDDNVEWNNILKEFYPHFLDTLKTATENIHNMKDFFNEETDFVCEKCGKKMIKRLGRYGYFIACSGFPECKNTKGISFGICPKCGGDITLKRSKRGREFYGCSNYPKCDFVSWDKPLLEPCPKCNGLMVEKNIKNKGLFKVCIKEDCGYSEEIKEE from the coding sequence ATGGCTACAAAAACTAAAGAAAAGAAAACTACTAAAAAGAAATTAGTAATAGTTGAGTCGCCTGCTAAGGCAAAAACTATAAATAGATATTTAGGGTCAGATTATGTAGTATTATCATCAATGGGGCATTTAATAGATTTGCCAAGAAGCAGACTAGCTATAGATGTAGACAATGGTTTTGAGCCTGAATATATTACAATAAGAGGAAGAGCTAAGATATTAAATGATCTTAAAAAAGAGGCAAAGAAATCTGAAGAGGTGTTGCTTGCAGCCGATGATGATAGGGAAGGGGAGAGTATTGCTTGGCATATAGGAAATAAAATAAGAAGCGTTAATTCTGCTGTACCTATAAAAAGAATAGTTTTTCATGAGATTACAAAAGATGCACTTAAAGAAGCCATTGATAAACCTAGAGATATAGACATAGCAAAAGTAAATGCACAAAAAGCAAGAAGGGTATTAGACAGACTTATTGGTTATAATTTAAGCCCTTTGCTTTGGGAAAAGATAAAAAGAGGGCTTTCTGCAGGAAGAGTACAGAATGTCGCTTTGCTTATAATTTGTAATAGAGAAGATGAAATAGAAACATTTGTTCCTGTAGAATATTGGACTTTTGGAGTATTTTTAAAACATAAAAATAAAGAGTTTTTAGCAGAGCTTCAAAAATACAAAGGTGAAAAACCTGATTTAAAAACAAAAGAAGATGTTGATGCTATAATGGAGCATTTAAAAGATAAAACCTATACAGTATCAAGTATAGAGATAAAAGACAGATTAAGAAATCCAACAGCTCCATATACTACAAGTAAATTACAGCAAGCAGCAAGTACATCTTTAGGCTATAACTCATCAAAGACAATGCAAATAGCACAAACACTCTATGAAGGAGTTTCTATAGCAGGAGAGGCTACAGGACTTATAACATATATGCGTACCGATAGTGTGAGAATATCTCCAGTAGCACAAGAGCAGGCGAGGGATTTTATACAAAAAGAATATGGAAGTAATTATTTACCTCCAGAGCCTCCAAACTATTCTGTAAAAAAGAATGCACAAGATGCTCACGAAGCTATAAGACCTACTAATGTATTTTTAACACCAGATAGTATTAAAGAATATTTAAAACCTGAACAGTATAAACTTTATAAACTTATATGGGAGAGATTTGTATCTTCTCAAATGCTTCCTGCAAAAATGAAAAATACAAGAGCAGTAATTGTTGCAGGCGATTGTGAGTTTGCTGTTTCATCATCAAAAATAGAGTTTGACGGATTTATGAAAGTGCTTACTATAGACAAAGAAGATAAAGAAAAGGCTTCAAAAATGCCTAGTTTGTCAAATGGTGAGGTATGCGATTTTGTAGAGCATAATCCTCAGCAGCACTTTACAACACCTCCTCCAAGATATACAGATGCTTCATTAGTAAAAATACTTGAAGAATCAGGAATAGGAAGACCTTCTACTTATGCTCCTACAATAAAAACAATTATATCAAGACATTATGTACAGAGAAAAGGTAAACAGCTTGTACCTACAGAGCTTGGAAAACTTGTTAATGAACTTATAAGCGAAAATTTCCCAGAACTTGTAAATATTAACTTTACTGCCGAGATGGAAAGTAAACTTGATAAAATAGAAGACGATAATGTAGAATGGAATAATATATTAAAAGAGTTCTATCCTCATTTTTTGGATACGCTCAAAACTGCTACAGAAAATATTCACAATATGAAAGATTTCTTTAATGAAGAGACTGATTTTGTATGTGAGAAATGCGGCAAGAAGATGATTAAACGTTTAGGAAGATACGGATATTTTATTGCTTGTTCTGGTTTTCCTGAATGTAAAAATACTAAGGGTATATCTTTTGGTATTTGTCCTAAATGCGGAGGCGACATTACATTAAAGCGTTCTAAGAGGGGAAGAGAGTTTTATGGTTGTTCCAATTATCCTAAATGCGATTTTGTAAGTTGGGATAAACCTTTGCTTGAGCCTTGTCCTAAATGTAATGGGCTTATGGTAGAGAAGAATATTAAAAACAAAGGATTGTTTAAAGTTTGTATCAAGGAAGATTGTGGTTATTCAGAGGAAATAAAAGAAGAATAA